The proteins below are encoded in one region of Chroicocephalus ridibundus chromosome 9, bChrRid1.1, whole genome shotgun sequence:
- the NONO gene encoding non-POU domain-containing octamer-binding protein isoform X5, with the protein MQGNKGFNMEKQNHAPRKQHQHQQHPPPSVPANGQQANSQNEGLTIDLKNFRKPGEKTFTQRSRLFVGNLPPDITEEEMRKLFEKYGKAGEVFIHKDKGFGFIRLETRTLAEIAKVELDNMPLRGKQLRVRFACHSASLTVRNLPQFVSNELLEEAFSVFGQVERAVVIVDDRGRSSGKGIVEFSGKPAARKALDRCSDGSFLLTTFPRPVTVEPMDQYDDEEGLPEKLVIKNQQYHKEREQPPRFAQPGSFEYEYAMRWKALIEMEKQQQEQVDRNIKEAREKLEMEMEAARHEHQVMLMRQDLMRRQEELRRMEELHNQEVQKRKQLELRQEEERRRREEEMRRQQEEMMRRQQEGFKGNFADAREPPDMRMGQMGMGGTIGMNNRGAMGGTNVPAAAPPATGPGAMIPDGAMGMTPPPPADRFGQGGAMEGLGAMGGNPPAFNRGNPGGDFGPNKRRRY; encoded by the exons ATGCAGGGCAACAAGGGCTTCAACATGGAGAAGCAGAACCACGCTCCGCGGAAGCAGCACCAACACCAGCAGCACCCGCCGCCCTCCGTTCCCGCCAACGGGCAGCAGGCTAACAGCCAGA ATGAAGGCCTGACTATTGACCTGAAGAATTTCCGGAAACCCGGTGAAAAGACCTTCACTCAAAGAAGCCGCCTGTTTGTGGGGAATCTGCCCCCAGATATTACAGAGGAAGAGATGAGAAAGTTATTTGAGAAGTATGGCAAGGCAGGTGAAGTCTTCATACACAAGGACAAAGGCTTCGGCTTTATCAGGCTG GAAACTCGCACTCTGGCAGAGATTGCAAAAGTGGAACTAGACAACATGCCTCTACGTGGGAAGCAGCTAAGAGTGCGTTTTGCATGCCACAGCGCATCGCTGACAGTCAGGAACCTGCCTCAGTTTGTGTCCAATGAGCTCCTGGAGGAAGCCTTCTCGGTGTTTGGCCAGGTGGAAAGGGCTGTGGTTATTGTGGATGACAGAGGCCGATCCTCTGGGAAAGGCATTGTGGAGTTCTCAGGGAAGCCTGCTGCTAGGAAAGCCCTGGATAGATGTAGTGATGGGTCTTTCCTGCTAACTAC attcCCTCGGCCTGTCACTGTGGAGCCCATGGATCAGTATGATGATGAAGAGGGACTACCAGAGAAACTAGTCATCAAAAACCAGCAATATCACAA GGAGCGTGAGCAGCCTCCTCGATTTGCACAGCCTGGCAGCTTTGAGTACGAATATGCCATGCGTTGGAAGGCTctaatagaaatggaaaagcagcagcaagaacaagTAGACCGCAACATCAAGGAAGCTCGAGAGAagctggaaatggaaatggaagcaGCTCGCCATGAGCACCAAGTTATGCTCATGCGGCAAG ATTTAATGAGACGCCAGGAAGAGCTGAGGAGAATGGAGGAATTGCATAACCAGGAAGTACAAAAACGTAAACAGTTGGAACTCAG GCAAGAGGAAGAGCGCAGGCGCCGTGAAGAGGAAATGAGAAGGCAGCAAGAAGAGATGATGAGACGCCAGCAGGAAGGCTTCAAAGGGAATTTTGCTGATGCG AGGGAGCCACCAGACATGCGAATGGGACAGATGGGTATGGGAG gtaCCATTGGCATGAACAATAGAGGAGCTATGGGTGGTACCAATGTCCCAGCTGCTGCACCTCCTGCAACTGGTCCTGGAGCTATGATACCTGATGGAGCCATGGGAATG ACTCCACCACCACCTGCAGATCGCTTTGGCCAAGGCGGTGCAATGGAAGGCCTCGGAGCGATGGGAGGGAACCCACCGGCCTTCAACAGAGGAAATCCAGGGGGTGACTTTGGCCCTAACAAGCGTCGCAGATACTAA
- the NONO gene encoding non-POU domain-containing octamer-binding protein isoform X3 has translation MQGNKGFNMEKQNHAPRKQHQHQQHPPPSVPANGQQANSQKQLCTLFPSDEGLTIDLKNFRKPGEKTFTQRSRLFVGNLPPDITEEEMRKLFEKYGKAGEVFIHKDKGFGFIRLETRTLAEIAKVELDNMPLRGKQLRVRFACHSASLTVRNLPQFVSNELLEEAFSVFGQVERAVVIVDDRGRSSGKGIVEFSGKPAARKALDRCSDGSFLLTTFPRPVTVEPMDQYDDEEGLPEKLVIKNQQYHKEREQPPRFAQPGSFEYEYAMRWKALIEMEKQQQEQVDRNIKEAREKLEMEMEAARHEHQVMLMRQDLMRRQEELRRMEELHNQEVQKRKQLELRQEEERRRREEEMRRQQEEMMRRQQEGFKGNFADAREPPDMRMGQMGMGGTIGMNNRGAMGGTNVPAAAPPATGPGAMIPDGAMGMTPPPPADRFGQGGAMEGLGAMGGNPPAFNRGNPGGDFGPNKRRRY, from the exons ATGCAGGGCAACAAGGGCTTCAACATGGAGAAGCAGAACCACGCTCCGCGGAAGCAGCACCAACACCAGCAGCACCCGCCGCCCTCCGTTCCCGCCAACGGGCAGCAGGCTAACAGCCAGA AGCAGCTGTGTACCTTATTCCCCTCAGATGAAGGCCTGACTATTGACCTGAAGAATTTCCGGAAACCCGGTGAAAAGACCTTCACTCAAAGAAGCCGCCTGTTTGTGGGGAATCTGCCCCCAGATATTACAGAGGAAGAGATGAGAAAGTTATTTGAGAAGTATGGCAAGGCAGGTGAAGTCTTCATACACAAGGACAAAGGCTTCGGCTTTATCAGGCTG GAAACTCGCACTCTGGCAGAGATTGCAAAAGTGGAACTAGACAACATGCCTCTACGTGGGAAGCAGCTAAGAGTGCGTTTTGCATGCCACAGCGCATCGCTGACAGTCAGGAACCTGCCTCAGTTTGTGTCCAATGAGCTCCTGGAGGAAGCCTTCTCGGTGTTTGGCCAGGTGGAAAGGGCTGTGGTTATTGTGGATGACAGAGGCCGATCCTCTGGGAAAGGCATTGTGGAGTTCTCAGGGAAGCCTGCTGCTAGGAAAGCCCTGGATAGATGTAGTGATGGGTCTTTCCTGCTAACTAC attcCCTCGGCCTGTCACTGTGGAGCCCATGGATCAGTATGATGATGAAGAGGGACTACCAGAGAAACTAGTCATCAAAAACCAGCAATATCACAA GGAGCGTGAGCAGCCTCCTCGATTTGCACAGCCTGGCAGCTTTGAGTACGAATATGCCATGCGTTGGAAGGCTctaatagaaatggaaaagcagcagcaagaacaagTAGACCGCAACATCAAGGAAGCTCGAGAGAagctggaaatggaaatggaagcaGCTCGCCATGAGCACCAAGTTATGCTCATGCGGCAAG ATTTAATGAGACGCCAGGAAGAGCTGAGGAGAATGGAGGAATTGCATAACCAGGAAGTACAAAAACGTAAACAGTTGGAACTCAG GCAAGAGGAAGAGCGCAGGCGCCGTGAAGAGGAAATGAGAAGGCAGCAAGAAGAGATGATGAGACGCCAGCAGGAAGGCTTCAAAGGGAATTTTGCTGATGCG AGGGAGCCACCAGACATGCGAATGGGACAGATGGGTATGGGAG gtaCCATTGGCATGAACAATAGAGGAGCTATGGGTGGTACCAATGTCCCAGCTGCTGCACCTCCTGCAACTGGTCCTGGAGCTATGATACCTGATGGAGCCATGGGAATG ACTCCACCACCACCTGCAGATCGCTTTGGCCAAGGCGGTGCAATGGAAGGCCTCGGAGCGATGGGAGGGAACCCACCGGCCTTCAACAGAGGAAATCCAGGGGGTGACTTTGGCCCTAACAAGCGTCGCAGATACTAA
- the NONO gene encoding non-POU domain-containing octamer-binding protein isoform X2: MQGNKGFNMEKQNHAPRKQHQHQQHPPPSVPANGQQANSQSESRARRGAPPGPAPDEGLTIDLKNFRKPGEKTFTQRSRLFVGNLPPDITEEEMRKLFEKYGKAGEVFIHKDKGFGFIRLETRTLAEIAKVELDNMPLRGKQLRVRFACHSASLTVRNLPQFVSNELLEEAFSVFGQVERAVVIVDDRGRSSGKGIVEFSGKPAARKALDRCSDGSFLLTTFPRPVTVEPMDQYDDEEGLPEKLVIKNQQYHKEREQPPRFAQPGSFEYEYAMRWKALIEMEKQQQEQVDRNIKEAREKLEMEMEAARHEHQVMLMRQDLMRRQEELRRMEELHNQEVQKRKQLELRQEEERRRREEEMRRQQEEMMRRQQEGFKGNFADAREPPDMRMGQMGMGGTIGMNNRGAMGGTNVPAAAPPATGPGAMIPDGAMGMTPPPPADRFGQGGAMEGLGAMGGNPPAFNRGNPGGDFGPNKRRRY, encoded by the exons ATGCAGGGCAACAAGGGCTTCAACATGGAGAAGCAGAACCACGCTCCGCGGAAGCAGCACCAACACCAGCAGCACCCGCCGCCCTCCGTTCCCGCCAACGGGCAGCAGGCTAACAGCCAGAGTGAGTCCCGGGCCCGCCGCGGGGCCCCGCCCGGTCCCGCTCCGG ATGAAGGCCTGACTATTGACCTGAAGAATTTCCGGAAACCCGGTGAAAAGACCTTCACTCAAAGAAGCCGCCTGTTTGTGGGGAATCTGCCCCCAGATATTACAGAGGAAGAGATGAGAAAGTTATTTGAGAAGTATGGCAAGGCAGGTGAAGTCTTCATACACAAGGACAAAGGCTTCGGCTTTATCAGGCTG GAAACTCGCACTCTGGCAGAGATTGCAAAAGTGGAACTAGACAACATGCCTCTACGTGGGAAGCAGCTAAGAGTGCGTTTTGCATGCCACAGCGCATCGCTGACAGTCAGGAACCTGCCTCAGTTTGTGTCCAATGAGCTCCTGGAGGAAGCCTTCTCGGTGTTTGGCCAGGTGGAAAGGGCTGTGGTTATTGTGGATGACAGAGGCCGATCCTCTGGGAAAGGCATTGTGGAGTTCTCAGGGAAGCCTGCTGCTAGGAAAGCCCTGGATAGATGTAGTGATGGGTCTTTCCTGCTAACTAC attcCCTCGGCCTGTCACTGTGGAGCCCATGGATCAGTATGATGATGAAGAGGGACTACCAGAGAAACTAGTCATCAAAAACCAGCAATATCACAA GGAGCGTGAGCAGCCTCCTCGATTTGCACAGCCTGGCAGCTTTGAGTACGAATATGCCATGCGTTGGAAGGCTctaatagaaatggaaaagcagcagcaagaacaagTAGACCGCAACATCAAGGAAGCTCGAGAGAagctggaaatggaaatggaagcaGCTCGCCATGAGCACCAAGTTATGCTCATGCGGCAAG ATTTAATGAGACGCCAGGAAGAGCTGAGGAGAATGGAGGAATTGCATAACCAGGAAGTACAAAAACGTAAACAGTTGGAACTCAG GCAAGAGGAAGAGCGCAGGCGCCGTGAAGAGGAAATGAGAAGGCAGCAAGAAGAGATGATGAGACGCCAGCAGGAAGGCTTCAAAGGGAATTTTGCTGATGCG AGGGAGCCACCAGACATGCGAATGGGACAGATGGGTATGGGAG gtaCCATTGGCATGAACAATAGAGGAGCTATGGGTGGTACCAATGTCCCAGCTGCTGCACCTCCTGCAACTGGTCCTGGAGCTATGATACCTGATGGAGCCATGGGAATG ACTCCACCACCACCTGCAGATCGCTTTGGCCAAGGCGGTGCAATGGAAGGCCTCGGAGCGATGGGAGGGAACCCACCGGCCTTCAACAGAGGAAATCCAGGGGGTGACTTTGGCCCTAACAAGCGTCGCAGATACTAA
- the NONO gene encoding non-POU domain-containing octamer-binding protein isoform X1, translated as MQGNKGFNMEKQNHAPRKQHQHQQHPPPSVPANGQQANSQSESRARRGAPPGPAPEQLCTLFPSDEGLTIDLKNFRKPGEKTFTQRSRLFVGNLPPDITEEEMRKLFEKYGKAGEVFIHKDKGFGFIRLETRTLAEIAKVELDNMPLRGKQLRVRFACHSASLTVRNLPQFVSNELLEEAFSVFGQVERAVVIVDDRGRSSGKGIVEFSGKPAARKALDRCSDGSFLLTTFPRPVTVEPMDQYDDEEGLPEKLVIKNQQYHKEREQPPRFAQPGSFEYEYAMRWKALIEMEKQQQEQVDRNIKEAREKLEMEMEAARHEHQVMLMRQDLMRRQEELRRMEELHNQEVQKRKQLELRQEEERRRREEEMRRQQEEMMRRQQEGFKGNFADAREPPDMRMGQMGMGGTIGMNNRGAMGGTNVPAAAPPATGPGAMIPDGAMGMTPPPPADRFGQGGAMEGLGAMGGNPPAFNRGNPGGDFGPNKRRRY; from the exons ATGCAGGGCAACAAGGGCTTCAACATGGAGAAGCAGAACCACGCTCCGCGGAAGCAGCACCAACACCAGCAGCACCCGCCGCCCTCCGTTCCCGCCAACGGGCAGCAGGCTAACAGCCAGAGTGAGTCCCGGGCCCGCCGCGGGGCCCCGCCCGGTCCCGCTCCGG AGCAGCTGTGTACCTTATTCCCCTCAGATGAAGGCCTGACTATTGACCTGAAGAATTTCCGGAAACCCGGTGAAAAGACCTTCACTCAAAGAAGCCGCCTGTTTGTGGGGAATCTGCCCCCAGATATTACAGAGGAAGAGATGAGAAAGTTATTTGAGAAGTATGGCAAGGCAGGTGAAGTCTTCATACACAAGGACAAAGGCTTCGGCTTTATCAGGCTG GAAACTCGCACTCTGGCAGAGATTGCAAAAGTGGAACTAGACAACATGCCTCTACGTGGGAAGCAGCTAAGAGTGCGTTTTGCATGCCACAGCGCATCGCTGACAGTCAGGAACCTGCCTCAGTTTGTGTCCAATGAGCTCCTGGAGGAAGCCTTCTCGGTGTTTGGCCAGGTGGAAAGGGCTGTGGTTATTGTGGATGACAGAGGCCGATCCTCTGGGAAAGGCATTGTGGAGTTCTCAGGGAAGCCTGCTGCTAGGAAAGCCCTGGATAGATGTAGTGATGGGTCTTTCCTGCTAACTAC attcCCTCGGCCTGTCACTGTGGAGCCCATGGATCAGTATGATGATGAAGAGGGACTACCAGAGAAACTAGTCATCAAAAACCAGCAATATCACAA GGAGCGTGAGCAGCCTCCTCGATTTGCACAGCCTGGCAGCTTTGAGTACGAATATGCCATGCGTTGGAAGGCTctaatagaaatggaaaagcagcagcaagaacaagTAGACCGCAACATCAAGGAAGCTCGAGAGAagctggaaatggaaatggaagcaGCTCGCCATGAGCACCAAGTTATGCTCATGCGGCAAG ATTTAATGAGACGCCAGGAAGAGCTGAGGAGAATGGAGGAATTGCATAACCAGGAAGTACAAAAACGTAAACAGTTGGAACTCAG GCAAGAGGAAGAGCGCAGGCGCCGTGAAGAGGAAATGAGAAGGCAGCAAGAAGAGATGATGAGACGCCAGCAGGAAGGCTTCAAAGGGAATTTTGCTGATGCG AGGGAGCCACCAGACATGCGAATGGGACAGATGGGTATGGGAG gtaCCATTGGCATGAACAATAGAGGAGCTATGGGTGGTACCAATGTCCCAGCTGCTGCACCTCCTGCAACTGGTCCTGGAGCTATGATACCTGATGGAGCCATGGGAATG ACTCCACCACCACCTGCAGATCGCTTTGGCCAAGGCGGTGCAATGGAAGGCCTCGGAGCGATGGGAGGGAACCCACCGGCCTTCAACAGAGGAAATCCAGGGGGTGACTTTGGCCCTAACAAGCGTCGCAGATACTAA
- the NONO gene encoding non-POU domain-containing octamer-binding protein isoform X4 has translation MQGNKGFNMEKQNHAPRKQHQHQQHPPPSVPANGQQANSQSESRARRGAPPGPAPEQLCTLFPSDEGLTIDLKNFRKPGEKTFTQRSRLFVGNLPPDITEEEMRKLFEKYGKAGEVFIHKDKGFGFIRLETRTLAEIAKVELDNMPLRGKQLRVRFACHSASLTVRNLPQFVSNELLEEAFSVFGQVERAVVIVDDRGRSSGKGIVEFSGKPAARKALDRCSDGSFLLTTFPRPVTVEPMDQYDDEEGLPEKLVIKNQQYHKEREQPPRFAQPGSFEYEYAMRWKALIEMEKQQQEQVDRNIKEAREKLEMEMEAARHEHQVMLMRQDLMRRQEELRRMEELHNQEVQKRKQLELRQEEERRRREEEMRRQQEEMMRRQQEGFKGNFADAREPPDMRMGQMGMGGTIGMNNRGAMGGTNVPAAAPPATGPGAMIPDGAMGMQGTGLRDGANRVPVCLTTCYAARET, from the exons ATGCAGGGCAACAAGGGCTTCAACATGGAGAAGCAGAACCACGCTCCGCGGAAGCAGCACCAACACCAGCAGCACCCGCCGCCCTCCGTTCCCGCCAACGGGCAGCAGGCTAACAGCCAGAGTGAGTCCCGGGCCCGCCGCGGGGCCCCGCCCGGTCCCGCTCCGG AGCAGCTGTGTACCTTATTCCCCTCAGATGAAGGCCTGACTATTGACCTGAAGAATTTCCGGAAACCCGGTGAAAAGACCTTCACTCAAAGAAGCCGCCTGTTTGTGGGGAATCTGCCCCCAGATATTACAGAGGAAGAGATGAGAAAGTTATTTGAGAAGTATGGCAAGGCAGGTGAAGTCTTCATACACAAGGACAAAGGCTTCGGCTTTATCAGGCTG GAAACTCGCACTCTGGCAGAGATTGCAAAAGTGGAACTAGACAACATGCCTCTACGTGGGAAGCAGCTAAGAGTGCGTTTTGCATGCCACAGCGCATCGCTGACAGTCAGGAACCTGCCTCAGTTTGTGTCCAATGAGCTCCTGGAGGAAGCCTTCTCGGTGTTTGGCCAGGTGGAAAGGGCTGTGGTTATTGTGGATGACAGAGGCCGATCCTCTGGGAAAGGCATTGTGGAGTTCTCAGGGAAGCCTGCTGCTAGGAAAGCCCTGGATAGATGTAGTGATGGGTCTTTCCTGCTAACTAC attcCCTCGGCCTGTCACTGTGGAGCCCATGGATCAGTATGATGATGAAGAGGGACTACCAGAGAAACTAGTCATCAAAAACCAGCAATATCACAA GGAGCGTGAGCAGCCTCCTCGATTTGCACAGCCTGGCAGCTTTGAGTACGAATATGCCATGCGTTGGAAGGCTctaatagaaatggaaaagcagcagcaagaacaagTAGACCGCAACATCAAGGAAGCTCGAGAGAagctggaaatggaaatggaagcaGCTCGCCATGAGCACCAAGTTATGCTCATGCGGCAAG ATTTAATGAGACGCCAGGAAGAGCTGAGGAGAATGGAGGAATTGCATAACCAGGAAGTACAAAAACGTAAACAGTTGGAACTCAG GCAAGAGGAAGAGCGCAGGCGCCGTGAAGAGGAAATGAGAAGGCAGCAAGAAGAGATGATGAGACGCCAGCAGGAAGGCTTCAAAGGGAATTTTGCTGATGCG AGGGAGCCACCAGACATGCGAATGGGACAGATGGGTATGGGAG gtaCCATTGGCATGAACAATAGAGGAGCTATGGGTGGTACCAATGTCCCAGCTGCTGCACCTCCTGCAACTGGTCCTGGAGCTATGATACCTGATGGAGCCATGGGAATG CAGGGCACTGGTCTGCGAGATGGTGCAAACCGTGTTCCAGTATGCTTGACTACATGTTACGCGGCGAGAGAGACTTGA